In the Sinomonas cyclohexanicum genome, GACGTACCGCAACGTCGACCTCCTGCTCATCGACGACATCCAGTTCCTCGCCGGGCGCACGGGGACCATGGAAGAGTTCTTCCACACGTTCAACGCGCTGCACAACAGCAACAAGCAGGTCGTCATCACCTCGGACCAGCCGCCGAAGGCGCTGCACGGGTTCGAGGACCGCATGAAGTCCCGGTTCGAGTGGGGCCTCCTGACGGACATCCAGCCGCCGGACCTCGAGACCCGCATCGCGATCCTGCGGAAGAAGGCCAACAGCGACGGCCTCTCGGCCCCCGACGCAGCGCTCGAGTACATCGCCTCACGGATCTCCGCCAACATCCGCGAGCTCGAGGGCGCGCTGATCCGTGTCACGGCGTTCGCGAGCCTCAACAAGCAGCCCGTCGACGTGGCGCTGGCCGAGATGGTGCTCAAGGACCTCATCACGGACGACTCTGCGCTGGAGATCACGGCCGACCAGATCCTCGCGGAGACCGCAGCCTACTTCAAGCTCACGATCGAGGAGCTGAACAGCAAGTCCCGCACGCGAACGCTCGTCACGGCACGCCAGATCGCGATGTACCTGTGCCGCGAGCTGACGGACATGTCCCTGCCGAAGATCGGGCAGGTCCTCGGTGGCCGCGACCACACGACCGTGATCCACGCGGACCGGAAGATCCGCGAGCTCATGGCGGAGCGCCGGGCCATCTACAACCAGGTCACGGAGCTGACCAACAAGATCAAGCAGGCCCAGCGCGGCGCCTGATTGGCCACGGCGCCTCGCCCGCGCGTGCCTTATTAACAGGTGCATGTGGACAACCCTGTGGATAGTTAAGTGAACATCCGCATCCGATGGGGTTAAAACCCTCATCCACACTGTGGAAAGGGCGAATCACAAGAATCGTGGGATCCACAGGCGGTCCTCACCTTGGCCCTCGTCCATCAACACCACGTGAACACCCCTCAACCGCGTCAACTCGCGGCCGGAGGCGGTTATCCACAGTTTCCACAGCGGTTATTAACACCACTAATACCAAGAATCTGGAGATCGTTAGCCAACAGGAAGTCCGAACCTCCCGAACGCGCTTCCCACCGGCCACCGGTCACGCCCCTCCGGCTTGAACCCGCCAGTACGGATGGGGCTAAGCTGTGGTCAGCGCCCGCCGAGGGCGATGCCATGAAGGTGTGCCCCCGCGGCCATGACAGCGATGAAAGGCGGAACGCGTCCGTGAAGTTCCGAGTCGAACGGGATGTCCTCACTGAGGCCGTGAGCTGGGCGGCCCGCTCGCTCTCCCCGCGTCCCCCTGTACCCGTCCTGGCTGGTCTCCTCCTCAAGGCCCACGACGGCGTCGTGAGCCTCAGCAGCTTCGACTACGAGACCTCCGCACGCCTCGAGATCCCGGCCGAGATCAGTGACGAGGGGACCATCCTCGTCTCCGGCCGACTCCTCGCGGACATCTGCCGCAGCCTGCCGAACGCACCTGTGGACGTCGAGACGGACGGCACGAAGGTCACGCTCAGCTGCCGCCGCAGCTCGTTCCACCTCGCCACCATGCCCGAGGCGGAGTACCCCGCGCTCCCCGGCCTCCCGGCGATCCTGGGCACAGTTCCCGGCGACTCGTTCGCCAAGGGCGTCGCCCAGGTGATCATCGCTGCCAGCAAGGACGACACCCTGCCGATCCTCACGGGCGTCCGGATGGAGATCGAGAACGAACTCATCACACTCCTGGCCACGGACCGCTACCGCCTCGCCATGCGCGAGATCCAGTGGCAGCCGGCAAACCCCGGCACCTCCACCTCAGCCCTCGTGAAGGCCAAGACCCTCAGCGAGGTCGCGAAGACGCTCGGCGGATCGGGCGAGCTGAACCTCGCCCTGGCCGATGATGACTCCAGGCTCGTGGGTTTCGAGAGCGGCGGCCGCACCACCACGTCCCTGCTGGTGGACGGCGACTACCCCAAGATCCGCTCGCTCTTCCCGGAGTCCACCCCGATCCACGCCGTCGTCTCCACGCAGGAGCTCGTCGAGGCAGTGCGCCGTGTGTCCCTCGTTGCAGAGCGCAACACACCGGTGCGGCTCGCGTTCACCGAGGGCCTCGTGACGCTCGACGCCGGCACCGGGGAAGACGCCCAGGCCTCCGAGGAACTCGAGGCGCAGCTCACCGGCGAGCCCATCACTGTGGCGTTCAACCCGCACTACCTGATCGAAGGCCTCGCTGTCATCGAGACTCCGTTCGTGCGGTTCTCGTTCACCAGCGCGCCGAAGCCGGCCATGATCACCGCCCAGCGGGACCTCGAGGGCGAGGACGAGGACGACTACCGGTACCTCGTCATGCCCGTCCGGCTGCCCAACTAGGCGCCCCGCTCGACGTCGGCTGCCCGCTCATCCACCGCATGAAGGGACCTCGCACCATGCACATCGGACTCATCGGCCTGGGCAAGATGGGCTTCAACATGCGTGAGCGGCTCCGCCGCGCGGGCGTCGAGGTCACGGGCCTGGACCGCAACCCGGACATCACCGATGTGACGACGGTCGACGACCTCGTCGCGGCCCTCCCCATCCCGCGGATCGTGTGGGTCATGGTCCCCGCCGGTGAGGTCACGGACAAGGTCATCACCGAGCTATCGGAGAAGCTCTCCGAGGGCGATCTCGTGATCGATGGCGGCAACTCCCGCTTCACCGAGGACCAGCGCCACGCCGAGCTGCTCCGGAGCAAGGGCCTGCGCTTCGCGGACTGCGGCGTCTCGGGCGGCGTCTGGGGCCTCGAGAACGGCTACGGCCTCATGGCCGGCGGCGATGCCGCGGACATCGAGCTCGCCATGCCGGTCTTCGACGCTCTGCGCCCCGAAGGCGACCGCGCTGACAGCTTCATCCACGTGGGCGACGTCGGCGCGGGCCACTACGCCAAGATGGTCCACAACGGCATCGAGTACGGCCTCATGCAGTCCTACGCCGAGGGGTATCAGCTGCTCGCCGCGAAGGACATCATCAAGGACCTCCCGGGAACCTTCCGGGCCTGGCAGAAGGGCACGGTGGTGCGCTCGTGGCTCCTCGACCTCCTGGTCAAGGCGCTTGACGAGGACCCGGGCCTCGAGAAGATCGACGACTACGTCGAGGATTCCGGCGAGGGCCGCTGGACCGTCGAGGAGGCCATCGCGAACGCGGTGCCGGCCCCCGCGATCACCGCCGCGCTGTTTGCGCGGTTCGAGTCACGCGAGGACTCATCTCCTGCGATGAAGATGGTCTCCGCGCTGCGGCACCAGTTCGGCGGGCACGCCACCCGCCCGGCACAGTAGGCGGGGGCGCCGCCAACCGGTGTACGTCGAACGTGTCTCCCTGACCGACTTCCGCTCCTACGCCCAGCTCGACCTCGAGCTGTCCCCTGGGGTGACCGTGCTCGTCGGGCACAACGGGGTCGGCAAGACCAA is a window encoding:
- the dnaA gene encoding chromosomal replication initiator protein DnaA, producing the protein MGPENANEANTLGSSWRRVVRLLEEDDRVSPRQRGFVSLAQAQGLIGSTLLVAVPNELTREVLQGQIKSALDDALRSVFSEDVRCAIDVDTDLVPVREETFEPVPGPAFREELREEVRPAPTPPSTSQESSRLNPKYVFDTFVIGASNRFAHAAAVAVAEAPAKAYNPLFIYGDSGLGKTHLLHAIGHYARRLYNGIRVRYVNSEEFTNDFINSIRDDEGTSFKTTYRNVDLLLIDDIQFLAGRTGTMEEFFHTFNALHNSNKQVVITSDQPPKALHGFEDRMKSRFEWGLLTDIQPPDLETRIAILRKKANSDGLSAPDAALEYIASRISANIRELEGALIRVTAFASLNKQPVDVALAEMVLKDLITDDSALEITADQILAETAAYFKLTIEELNSKSRTRTLVTARQIAMYLCRELTDMSLPKIGQVLGGRDHTTVIHADRKIRELMAERRAIYNQVTELTNKIKQAQRGA
- the dnaN gene encoding DNA polymerase III subunit beta yields the protein MKFRVERDVLTEAVSWAARSLSPRPPVPVLAGLLLKAHDGVVSLSSFDYETSARLEIPAEISDEGTILVSGRLLADICRSLPNAPVDVETDGTKVTLSCRRSSFHLATMPEAEYPALPGLPAILGTVPGDSFAKGVAQVIIAASKDDTLPILTGVRMEIENELITLLATDRYRLAMREIQWQPANPGTSTSALVKAKTLSEVAKTLGGSGELNLALADDDSRLVGFESGGRTTTSLLVDGDYPKIRSLFPESTPIHAVVSTQELVEAVRRVSLVAERNTPVRLAFTEGLVTLDAGTGEDAQASEELEAQLTGEPITVAFNPHYLIEGLAVIETPFVRFSFTSAPKPAMITAQRDLEGEDEDDYRYLVMPVRLPN
- the gnd gene encoding phosphogluconate dehydrogenase (NAD(+)-dependent, decarboxylating); protein product: MHIGLIGLGKMGFNMRERLRRAGVEVTGLDRNPDITDVTTVDDLVAALPIPRIVWVMVPAGEVTDKVITELSEKLSEGDLVIDGGNSRFTEDQRHAELLRSKGLRFADCGVSGGVWGLENGYGLMAGGDAADIELAMPVFDALRPEGDRADSFIHVGDVGAGHYAKMVHNGIEYGLMQSYAEGYQLLAAKDIIKDLPGTFRAWQKGTVVRSWLLDLLVKALDEDPGLEKIDDYVEDSGEGRWTVEEAIANAVPAPAITAALFARFESREDSSPAMKMVSALRHQFGGHATRPAQ